A window from Streptomyces sp. NBC_00271 encodes these proteins:
- the thrS gene encoding threonine--tRNA ligase, with protein MVTRPSRSEETTMTALPDHRRLGRELDLFDTDPLMGAGLPYWLPDGAAVRHALEEYVRDAERRAGYQHVYSPVLGKRELYEISGHWSHYSEDMFPPMELGGEQVVLRPSLCPHHALIYRSRSHSYRELPLRVAELGGMYRSEPSGVLGGLTRVRAIQLNDAHLFCTLEQVAEEASAALELIHRAYEAMGIRAAHHRLSLPGPGGKYVADPELWRRSAALLREVLDRSGVAYEAVEGEAAFYGPKIDVQIADPAGRESTLSTVQIDFHQPERFDLHYIGADGAKHRPVMVHRSVIGSLERAVAHLIEAHGGAFPPWLAPTQLVALPVSDARAEVEQAADLVRRCLDRGLRARLITPDQGTLGARIRAARLVPYQAVIGPRETAADEIALRLRDGRRLDPGPAAEALDRITRLVRAHSTELIG; from the coding sequence GTGGTCACTCGCCCCTCGAGAAGCGAGGAGACCACCATGACCGCCCTCCCCGACCACCGCCGACTCGGCCGTGAACTGGACCTGTTCGACACCGATCCCCTGATGGGCGCGGGCCTGCCCTACTGGCTGCCCGACGGCGCGGCCGTGCGCCACGCCCTGGAGGAGTACGTCCGCGACGCCGAGCGACGCGCGGGCTACCAGCACGTGTACTCACCGGTGCTGGGCAAGCGGGAGCTGTACGAGATCTCCGGGCACTGGTCGCACTACAGCGAGGACATGTTCCCGCCGATGGAACTCGGCGGCGAGCAGGTGGTGCTGCGCCCGAGCCTGTGTCCCCACCACGCGCTCATCTACCGCTCCCGCTCCCACAGTTACCGCGAACTCCCGCTCCGCGTGGCCGAGTTGGGCGGGATGTACCGCTCCGAGCCGTCCGGCGTCCTCGGCGGCCTCACCCGCGTACGCGCCATCCAGCTCAACGACGCGCACCTCTTCTGCACCCTGGAGCAGGTCGCCGAAGAGGCGTCGGCGGCACTGGAGTTGATCCACCGGGCGTACGAGGCGATGGGCATCCGGGCGGCCCACCACCGGCTCTCCCTGCCGGGCCCCGGCGGCAAGTACGTCGCCGACCCCGAGCTGTGGCGGCGCTCGGCGGCGCTGCTGCGCGAGGTGCTCGACCGCTCCGGGGTGGCGTACGAGGCCGTCGAGGGCGAGGCCGCGTTCTACGGCCCCAAGATCGACGTCCAGATCGCCGATCCGGCGGGCCGGGAGTCCACCCTCTCCACCGTTCAGATCGACTTCCACCAACCCGAACGCTTCGACCTGCACTACATCGGCGCCGACGGGGCGAAACACCGGCCGGTCATGGTCCACCGCAGTGTCATCGGCAGCCTGGAGCGCGCCGTCGCCCACCTCATCGAGGCGCACGGCGGCGCCTTCCCGCCCTGGCTCGCCCCGACCCAACTGGTGGCCCTGCCCGTCTCCGACGCGCGGGCCGAGGTCGAACAGGCGGCCGATCTCGTACGCCGCTGCCTGGACCGGGGCCTCCGAGCCCGGCTCATCACCCCTGACCAGGGCACCCTGGGCGCCCGGATCCGCGCCGCCCGCCTGGTCCCGTACCAGGCGGTGATCGGCCCCCGGGAGACCGCGGCCGACGAGATCGCCCTGCGCCTGCGCGACGGCCGCCGCCTCGACCCGGGGCCCGCCGCCGAGGCGCTGGACCGCATCACCCGTCTCGTCCGCGCCCACAGCACCGAACTGATCGGCTAG
- a CDS encoding slipin family protein — protein sequence MLEELLATVAVVGTAGVVYVAAAARVVKQYERGVVLRLGRLRGGIRPPGFTMIIPGVDRLRKVNMQIVTMPVPAQDGITRDNVTVRVDAVIYFKVVDAADAVIQVEDYRFAVSQMAQTSLRSIIGKSDLDDLLSNREKLNQGLELMIDSPAMGWGVQIDRVEIKDVSLPETMKRSMARQAEADRERRARIINADAELQASKKLAEAAGVMSEQPAALQLRLLQTVVAVAAEKNSTLVLPFPVELLRFLERAQVQPGAPTVEQIPRRPRPDEHKDDEFVLDEPKGDKFRREEAEDDEFPLDNPGASPLPGPD from the coding sequence ATGCTCGAAGAGCTCTTGGCCACGGTCGCGGTGGTCGGTACCGCGGGGGTGGTGTACGTCGCCGCGGCAGCCCGGGTTGTCAAGCAGTACGAGCGGGGCGTGGTGCTCCGGCTCGGGCGGCTCCGGGGTGGCATCAGGCCGCCCGGGTTCACCATGATCATCCCCGGTGTGGACCGGCTGCGTAAGGTCAACATGCAGATCGTGACGATGCCCGTCCCCGCGCAGGACGGCATCACGCGGGACAACGTCACGGTCCGGGTCGACGCGGTCATCTACTTCAAGGTGGTCGACGCGGCCGACGCGGTCATCCAGGTCGAGGACTACCGCTTCGCCGTCTCGCAGATGGCGCAGACCTCGCTGCGCTCGATCATCGGCAAGAGCGACCTGGACGACCTGCTCTCCAACCGGGAGAAGCTCAACCAGGGCCTGGAGCTGATGATCGACAGTCCGGCCATGGGCTGGGGCGTGCAGATCGACCGGGTCGAGATCAAGGACGTGTCGCTGCCGGAGACGATGAAACGGTCGATGGCCCGGCAGGCCGAGGCCGACCGGGAACGGCGGGCCCGCATCATCAACGCGGACGCCGAACTGCAGGCGTCGAAGAAGCTGGCGGAAGCCGCCGGGGTGATGTCCGAACAGCCCGCCGCGCTCCAACTGAGGCTGCTGCAGACCGTGGTGGCGGTCGCCGCCGAGAAGAACTCCACCCTGGTGCTCCCCTTCCCGGTGGAACTGCTGCGGTTCCTGGAACGGGCGCAGGTCCAGCCGGGGGCGCCGACGGTGGAACAGATACCGAGGCGTCCGCGGCCCGACGAGCACAAGGACGACGAGTTCGTGCTCGACGAACCCAAGGGTGACAAGTTCAGGCGCGAGGAGGCGGAGGACGACGAGTTCCCGCTCGACAACCCCGGCGCAAGCCCTCTCCCCGGCCCCGACTGA